In a genomic window of Gigantopelta aegis isolate Gae_Host chromosome 9, Gae_host_genome, whole genome shotgun sequence:
- the LOC121382060 gene encoding uncharacterized protein LOC121382060: MLRIKSKSAMLVFFGAFIMLVLDHVLLNGLPWRTHTTARIANPGALFHHLPNTESVHMNLKETQKVQWNAKSLSINSDKAKIVQWDRDRWVNVQKVCNGNYSFEKATLRTSFVRTPIFIHDIKDDMHVSGHLKRYGMWDTKNVNAVVEQLKRDPDLGLLDLGAQLGTHTLVASLLGRNVVAVDPLQSNVLRLCKSLEAGKFTNNVTVVFNAISDDYRKISFVLDKGNLGGTRITSSGTKLNDSKSDSADSLYTVLLDDLLPLVTFKKAVMKLDVETHELQVIKGGTQFFKQIDVTSILMEWMFHKNDEGQQLKVLVMNLGFKPFDPQTHKMCNDNHKTWPDDVMWLKQ; encoded by the coding sequence ATGCTGAGGATAAAATCCAAGTCTGCAATGCTAGTGTTCTTTGGGGCGTTTATCATGTTGGTTCTGGACCATGTTTTACTGAATGGCCTGCCGTGGAGAACACACACTACAGCGAGAATAGCTAACCCTGGAGCTCTCTTCCATCACCTTCCTAATACAGAATCAGTGCACATGAATTTGAAGGAAACACAGAAAGTTCAGTGGAATGCAAAATCATTGAGTATTAATTCGGATAAAGCAAAAATAGTTCAGTGGGATAGAGATCGCTGGGTCAATGTACAAAAGGTTTGTAATGGGAATTACTCTTTTGAGAAAGCTACCCTGCGGACTTCGTTTGTAAGGACGCCGATTTTCATCCACGATATTAAAGATGACATGCACGTTTCGGGACACCTAAAGCGATATGGAATGTGGGATACCAAAAATGTGAACGCGGTTGTGGAACAGCTGAAAAGAGACCCTGACCTGGGTTTGTTGGATTTAGGGGCCCAGTTGGGTACACATACACTTGTAGCATCCCTGCTTGGACGCAACGTTGTAGCCGTGGATCCACTGCAGTCTAATGTACTGCGGTTGTGTAAATCTCTAGAAGCTGGTAAGTTTACAAACAATGTGACAGTTGTCTTCAATGCAATCTCAGACGATTACAGAAAGATATCTTTTGTCTTGGACAAAGGTAACCTCGGAGGTACACGTATAACATCCAGTGGAACCAAGTTGAATGATTCGAAATCTGACAGTGCTGATTCTTTGTATACAGTTCTTCTGGACGATCTCCTGCCGCTTGTAACATTCAAAAAGGCCGTTATGAAGTTGGACGTGGAGACACACGAATTGCAGGTCATCAAGGGAGGGACGCAGTTTTTCAAACAAATAGACGTTACAAGCATTTTGATGGAATGGATGTTTCACAAAAATGACGAAGGACAACAACTAAAAGTACTTGTGATGAATTTAGGATTTAAGCCGTTTGatccacaaacacacaaaatgtgtAACGACAATCATAAAACGTGGCCAGACGATGTTATGTGGTTGAAACAGTGA